One genomic segment of Sphaerodactylus townsendi isolate TG3544 linkage group LG07, MPM_Stown_v2.3, whole genome shotgun sequence includes these proteins:
- the CETN3 gene encoding centrin-3 gives MSLVSRAELAEKTKRKKRRELTEEQKQEIKDAFELFDTDKDKAIDYHELKVAMRALGFDVKKADVLKILKDYDRAGTGKITFEDFNEVVTDWILDRDPHEEILKAFKLFDDDDSGKISLRNLRRVARELGENMTDEELRAMIEEFDKDGDGEINQEEFIAIMTGDI, from the exons ATGAGTTTGGTCTCGAG AGCGGAGCTTGCTGAAAAAacgaagagaaagaagagaagagaattaacagaagaacagaagcaaGAAATAAAAGATGCTTTTGAGCTGTTCGACACAGACAAAGATAAAGCTATAGATTATCATGAGCTAAAG GTGGCAATGAGAGCCTTAGGTTTTGATGTTAAAAAGGCAGATGTGTTGAAGATACTTAAAGACTATGATCGGGCAGGAACAGGGAAAATCACCTTTGAAGATTTTAATGAAGTTG TGACAGACTGGATACTTGACCGAGATCCACACGAAGAGATACTCAAAGCATTTAAattgtttgatgatgatgattcaggTAAAATCAGCTTGAGAAACTTGCGTCGAGTAGCTAGAGAGCTTGGAGAAAACATGACTGATGAAGAACTTCGGGCTATGATTGAAGAATTTGATAAAGATGGTGATGGAGAAA TCAACCAGGAGGAGTTTATTGCTATCATGACTGGAGATATTTAA